The Coturnix japonica isolate 7356 chromosome 15, Coturnix japonica 2.1, whole genome shotgun sequence genome segment CCCCGCGGGGCCCGGCTCTGCCTGCCGCCCGCGAGGTCGGCACCTCACCGGCACCCTACGGCTCCAAGGcgccgccccggccccggcTCGGCCGCCGCCGCTGCCCCGTAATGGCGACGAGTCGCCCGCAGCGCCGCTGGGACCCGGATGGAGCCGGGCCCGGGCAGGGCGCGGGGCACGCCGGGAGATGTAGTGCGGGGCCGCGCGGAGCACGCCGGGAGTTGTAGTGCGCGGCAGCTACAGGCcgcaaaagagaaaagaacgGGGGGGGATGGAGTGTGAGCAGAGCGAGGGGGAACGAGTCAACGGGCATCAACAGCACACGGTGATGGAGGGTAACGAGCTCGTACATAACGAGTCACACGTAACCATTGGGCTTAGGCTCCTTTTGGCTGCCCTGACTGATGTGTCACCGTTAGATCACAGCCCGGGCTGTGGGAAGCACCGGCTGGGGGTCAGATGAACACGgggcacaaacagcagcacaaacagcGCCAGAGAGAACAGCCAGCAACGAGATTTGAGAGGAACAACGACTTTATGGGGAGAGCAGCGgctgagggaaggaggagaacaCAGCGACGGGCTGCTTTGTGTGTTTGCCCCAGGAACAACAAGAACATCACGCCATGCAGCAATGGCCGCACCCAGTGTGCTCAGCTGGCACGTGTGAGAGCTGCTGCACCATGGAGGGACGGGGCTGGACGCAGCTCTAGGAGGActtgaagagcagcagagcGACGTGGCCCAGGTACGCGAAGATGAAGTGGTTGGTCTCGTGTGTCACGCAGCTGGAGAAGTTCCTCCCCACCACGCAGTGCCACGTGGGGCTGTACCGCCTGTCGAactcctgcacacacacacacacacacacacacacacacaccatccGATCAGTGCTGCCCCATGGCCACCTCTGCAGCGCGGGGATGGCGGTGTAACGCAATggagcagcaggacagagcccagcacacagaatcacagaattgtggggGTTGGAAcggacctctagagatcatcgagtccaacccccctgccaaagcaggctccctacaccatgtcacacaggaaggcgtccaggtgggtcttgaatatctccagagaaggagactctaccacttccctgtgcagcctgttccagtgctccatcaccctcattcgtgtggaacttcctatgctgtactttcatcccattacccctagtcctgtccccacacactactgaaaagggaccagcctcaccactatggcccccacactTCAGGgatttataaacctggatcaagtcccctctcagccttcttttNNNNNNNNNNNNNNNataggggagatgctccaggcccttcaccatcttagtggccctccgctggactctttccaagagatccctgtcttttttgtactggggagcccagaactggacacaatattccagatgaggcctcaccagggcagagtagagggagaggatcacctccatcaacctgctggacacgctctttttaatacaccccaggatgccactggtatttaatacaccccaggatgccattggtatttaatacaccccaggataccactggtatttaatacaccccagtatgccattggtatttaatacaccccagtatgccattggctttttggctacaagtgcacactgctgctcatggTCAACCTGTCGTCCAGCAGGACGCCCAGCTCcctctcagcacagctcctctccagcaggtaaCTCCTGTCCAGCACCACGCAGGGCTCAGCATCCCACAGAGCCCGGTTACATTTACCCTCTTTATATTAGCGGCAACGTTGCACtcggggctgtgctgctccagggcCTGCAGCGCGCACTGCACCGCCTGCTTCTGCATCTCGTCCGTCATGTCCGTGTCCTTGATCTCGGCCTTGTTCTCCCCCATGGCTCCCAATGGCTGCACCGCCGCCCTAACGCGCCCTAACGCTTTAAGCGGCCCGCGCGCGCTGCACCCTCCCATTGGCCAACGCCTCCGCCGTTCCGCGCGCTCATTGGTCACGGGGCGCAGAGCGGCACATCCCCACTCGTTACTATAGCGGCAGGACAGCGGGGTCCTAGTGCCCGCACAGCgcacagcgccccctgccggccAGCACGGAGTAGCACAGGCCCGACCCCCCCCAGCAGCGATTTACTTCATAAACTGACTATAAACACACAGCACTTTAATTAGTGAAGGAGctgaatttagaaagaaaataaatacaaagaactatttcttttttatccgTGTCTCAGCGCCGTGCTGGTacctgcagcccacagctcccagcaacGTTTGCTACCCGGCCTTGAACAGCAGCACGTTGAGGCCGCGACACAcgaagaaaatgaagtgtttggTCTCGTGGGACACGAAGCTGCCGAACTTCCTCCCCACCACGCAGTGCCACGTGGGGCTGTACTTCTTCTCAAACTCCTGTGGGACACACCAGGGGGCACTCAGTGCTGGCACGGCTCAACCACTGCATGGCTGTACAGCTCCTATCAGGATGCCTCTGTTAACAAGCAGCACTTTGGAAAGGCAATTGAGAAGCACCATGTGCTGTTTGCTTCAGGGGCTGTTTGTTACATCTCACAGCTGCTTAGACTGATGAAAATCAAACCCACTGTGCAGGTGGGAAGGTTACACGTACCAGGTAACATACATGTGTAAGGGCAATAAAAAGGAACACAGGGAAGCAGCCCCAGGCCCGCTCTGCCTTGCCCTCATAGAACTGGCTGTTCCATGAGGCTTGGCTCTATACCCAGCCCAGCTCTATGTGAGCAGATCAAAAAGGACCCGGCAGCTATTTACCCTCTATACTATTTACCCTTTTTATAAGGGCAGCGATTTCCCTTTCAACGGTGTACTTCTCTGTGGCCAACAGAGCACTCTGGATGGCCTGCTGCTGCATCTCCTCCACCATGTCGGTGTCCTTTATCTCCGCCTTCTGCTCGTCCATGGCCACCCGCACCGACAGCAGCCGCCTCCCTCCCCTCGCCCCGCTCCGTTAAACCGCCCCCACGTGCAAACGGCGACGGGAAGAGGCGGGGCCGGATGCGGCGGGAGCGGGGCACACCGGGAGCTGTAGTCCCGTAGGCACcgcccagcagcaccacacttAATAACGAGGCAGAAGCCGGGTGGATCTCGATGTTTATTTCCCAACTCAAATCTCCAAGAGGcatcagcagaaaaagaaacagctcaggCTCTGCAAAGTACAGCTGTCAGTACATCCAACGGTACcggaaaggaaaagggagagctTTGGAACAGAACGCCGTCAGCACTCACAGAGCATAGGCAGCAATGGGCTGATACTGCAGATGGCATACAACTCGTAGGCCACACTCCTCCAACAGCTCTAATAGCCAAAATGAAGCCtttgaggaaacaaaaataaatataaggaAGACtctttttttggtatttttcatATCCACAACGTAACACCTTCTGCTATATCATGATCCCTGCCAGTGCCCTTGAAGATCAAGGTCTGCGTCCTCAGGAAGGCTGAAGGCACTGGGCACAGCAGCCCCGCAGCCACATGCGGCGTCACACAGAGTCCGTGCTTCTATCCAGACTTGAAGAGAAGAATTGCAACCTGACCCAAGTAAAAATAGATGAAGTGCTTTGTCTCATGTGTTACGTAGCTGCCAAAGTTTCTGCCAACAATGCAGTGCCAAGTTGGGTTGTATTTCTTGTCAAATTCCTGCAAAACAGACCACTGGACACTAAGAACGCTCCGAAACGGGCATTCCATTGCAGACCACAGCCATTAGAGGAGCAGCAGATGCTCTTGAATGTGTTCTAAACAACATAATCCCACTATTGTTCACCTGCTGCTTAGTCAGACataaaacacaagaaagaaaagcacagcactgcacagcacctcCCACCCgagcaggcagcagggcccACAACAGGCTGCAAGGGCCCAGGACGTTGCCTTTGCTCAGCACACACACTCCTCTCCCGCCCATAACTCATCTAAAGCTCCAGCCCCAAGTGAAAGCTCCATGCCAGTTTAGTATCTATGGAGACCAAGCCATTATTTGAACTCCTTTGTTGGGCTCTAACACTGGTGCTGATGGGGCTGTTTGTGGAGAACTCCCTGCCAGAAGCTCTGTACAGCAGTGCTGTCCATTCACCTCCTGTGTATCTGTGTTTTACACCTGGCAATGAATGCTCTAGAAGTTTCTAGCAGTTGCCACTAAAAGTACCTGAATAACATTAGGCTCAACTCCCTTCTCCACTATCACagatatggggaaaaaaatcccttcctgTACAGTGCTTTAATCAGAGGAAAGAATCTCCCTcagttgtgctgcttttcagatcACTCCTCCATTCAAACCCTCATTTTCCCCACTCACCAGAGCCAACTATTCTAAACATTACTGCTAATttgatacatatatatatcacagcaaacagatttaaaagacaagcagaatttatttgctttggttttgagGCGGCTTTGTTTCTTGGTTTGGTTACTACATAAGGCACAATGACAGCAAGAAGAGGATGTTGCCCTGCAGTTTCTGTTTCAGCTGTAGAGAACTGAACAGATCCTGAAGATTAAGTTAAATGAAGCTGTAACTGAGAACTCTGTCAAACAAGCCTTCTCTCAGAGGGAAGCTGTAGGGGCACTCAATGGAGCCACTGTATTTTGGCCCAGATGAGTCCCAGGGACGGCTCAGCTGCCACTTTTTTGTTTAAGTGGACAGAAGACGATTGAGGTAAACgcttaaatgagaaatattacAGGAGAACAGtgaaaagagcacagaaatccACGCAAAGGGCGTGGAAAGCACCGTAAGGAATCACAGCCTGCACATGAAGCCCGGCCCGGCGAGCTGCTCCCTCTGCATGAGCTGCATCAACTCGTTTCTCGagcccgccccgcccggccgcATTCCCCCGCTGCTGTTACACACTCAGCGCTGCCCGGAGCGCAGCCCCGCAGCCCTTTACCTTCTTGATGTGCGCCGCAATGTCCTTCTCGATGTTGTACTTCTCCAGTGCCTGCGTAGCGCACTCCACAGCGTCCTGCTGCATCTCCTCCGACATGTCCGCGTTCTTGATCACGGCCTTTCTGTCACTCATGGTTGCCTGCAGCGGGCACGGAGCACGGCGCTGCGCTCACACCCGGCCGCTCCCTCGTGCtcccgcagcccggcccggTGCCCCACGTCGGTGCCGTGCAGTGCTCTGCGGGCTGCTCCCACTCATCGGCTCCGCTCCCCAGCCCCGCATCCACCGCCCCCCAGCGCTGAGTGGCCGCCTGCGTGCGGCGCCGTTATGGCCCGGCCGCAGCAACTCACCACACGCAGCTCCCGAATCGCCCGGCCGGACCCAGCCCCGATCACGAGCTGACCCAGCCCCCGCCCTCCCACCCgacccccccccgcccctcaCCGTTCCGCGAGCGCGGCTCAGGAGCAGCCGTCAGGCAGCGGCACGCAGCGGGCCGGGACACGAAGTCGAACGCGCACCACAATCAGCCGCtcgcgccgccgccgcgccgGTTTAACCGACCCGCGCGCGTCGCACCCGCCTCCCGGTGCCGCCGGTCCCGCCCTCTCCGCACTGCCCATCGGCCATTGGTCAGCGCTGCGGCCATTCCGCGTTCTCATTAGCTATAAGCCGGGAGTCTGGCAGCATTTTACTCCTGCGTTTTCTTTCGGACCGGCGTGCTCCGCGGCTGTTGCCATAGcgacgtgtgtgtgtgtgtgctgtccGCCGAGGCGGGGCCTGGTGTGGGGCCTGGTGGGGCGATGTCCCGCTTACCGGGCTGTGATTGTGGCTGTGTTTGTGGCTGTGATTGTGGCTGTGCCGCCTTTGTTTGGCCTTCCCCGTTTGTTTTTCCTCACGGCTGAACCGCCCGAATGTGGTTCTGTGAACGGTGCGCTGCGGCCTAAGGATCGGTGCTGCGGCCGGGGCTGCCGGCCTCCTTCAACGcctccaa includes the following:
- the LOC107321370 gene encoding dynein light chain 2, cytoplasmic-like, with the translated sequence MDEQKAEIKDTDMVEEMQQQAIQSALLATEKYTVEREIAALIKREFEKKYSPTWHCVVGRKFGSFVSHETKHFIFFVCRGLNVLLFKAG
- the LOC107321366 gene encoding dynein light chain 1, cytoplasmic-like, yielding MGGCSARGPLKALGRVRAAVQPLGAMGENKAEIKDTDMTDEMQKQAVQCALQALEQHSPECNVAANIKREFDRRYSPTWHCVVGRNFSSCVTHETNHFIFAYLGHVALLLFKSS
- the LOC107321369 gene encoding dynein light chain 1, cytoplasmic, translating into MSDRKAVIKNADMSEEMQQDAVECATQALEKYNIEKDIAAHIKKEFDKKYNPTWHCIVGRNFGSYVTHETKHFIYFYLGQVAILLFKSG